The following coding sequences are from one Brienomyrus brachyistius isolate T26 chromosome 2, BBRACH_0.4, whole genome shotgun sequence window:
- the LOC125717126 gene encoding uncharacterized protein LOC125717126 isoform X17: protein MPPRISPLKDAIHYVVSKTDKTWKLDVKYINAEKGRGIFAKGLICKGDFVVEYRGEMINNAESQRRRKLYHPSCTAFMFAFKWRGKMYCIDASKEDGSFGRLVNDDHRHPNCRMKKIDVNGNPHLCLFALNDINEGEEISYDYGGDDCPWRKQTTSITANAMGPDDSRPSLLSKTPIYDATEPNNTPQQILSFANAMGPNDSRPSLLSKTPIYDATEPNNTPQQILSFANAMGPDDSRPSLLSKTPIYDATGPNNTPQQTTSITANAMGSDDSRPSLLSKTPIYDATEPNNTPQQIANEDEVFVPRLRRTKSIEMKDAVPDNSDELYDSTSGSNDDYIPDTTCESDSGSEYSFKQNLRTKNQSFDLLDVSGSVSSQVCDSTTPDKMTYDDHNLASEVTGAEEEPSSSQNVNDIMVVKALKKRGGNRIYNKKHYCLYCSKPYSKIARHLEGAHENKPDVAKALSFPKGSKERKKQLDYIRNRGNYAHNAAVMESGKGELVPFRRPHKEVQGKEFMHCAYCQGLFTRKVLWRHMHNCKLKPGSVTSKPGKNRVQSMCTYTGPVPSHVSKQLWGVIGAMNPDPVTDIIKNDQVIIALGQHLLNKGGPSRKNQQYVREKMREIGRLIYNASKVTTLKKLEDFINPKNYMDTVKAVKFTCGYDSETNKFLIPSLANKLGNALVKVSKLLKAQGLISNNKELVENASKSLDVHQQKWNEMISATALRNISEAKWNVPTLMPFTEDVQKMHAYLNEMQDNWYKSLYENPSVKAWIELTKVCMTQIILFNRRREGEVASMPLSAFLSRDTSDPHQDVDWALSEVERKLYRHFTRIVTRGKRGRPVPILLTPKMLCALELLAKQRGAYGVLKDNQYMFARPEAITHFRDSDCIRGFAKVCGAKCPESLTSTRLRKHAATLSTVLNMTDTEMDQLATFLGHDIRIHREFYRLPEKTLQLAKISKVLMALEQGRLAEFHGKNLDEIQIDPDEKVLDSDEEDFQEKCQADSSIIDEPSAEEILPPTERNEMPPPPSKRHKPLPLDDTSPSVVSTVRPSSKGKVTQKKRPWQQTEVQAVERHMNRFIISGIVPAKSDCERCLRAEPEALKQRNWENLKFYVYNRITAYKREIQRK, encoded by the exons ATGCCACCACGAATCAGCCCACTTAAGGATGCCATTCATTACGTTGTTTCAAAGACTGACAAAACATGGAAATTAGATGTGAAGTACATCAATGCAGAGAAAG GCCGTGGTATATTTGCAAAGGGTTTGATTtgcaaaggagattttgttgtTGAATATAGGGGAGAAATGATAAATAATGCGGAATCCCAGAGAAGAAGAAAACTTTACCACCCATCATGTACTGCATTTATGTTTGCGTTCAAGTGGAGAGGGAAAATGTATTG TATTGATGCCTCTAAAGAAGATGGATCCTTTGGGCGGCTAGTTAATGATGACCACAGGCATCCAAACTGTAGGATGAAAAAAATTGATGTGAATGGAAACCCGCACCTTTGTCTGTTTGCACTAAATGACATtaatgaaggagaagagatttccTATGACTATGGAGGTGACGACTGCCCATGGAGAAAACAA ACGACCAGCATTACAGCTAATGCCATGGGGCCGGACGACTCTCGACCTTCCCTCCTCTCAAAGACTCCGATATATGATGCTACTGAACCAAACAACACACCTCAACAG attttgtcttttgctaatgccatggggccgaacgactctcgaccttccctcctctcaaagactccgatatatgatgctactgaaccaaacaacacacctcaacag attttgtcttttgctaatgccatggggccggacgactctcgaccttccctcctctcaaagactccgatatatgatgctactggaccaaacaacacacctcaacag ACGACCAGCATTACAGCTAATGCCATGGGGTCGGACGACTCTCGACCTTCCCTCCTCTCAAAGACTCCGATATATGATGCTACTGAACCAAACAACACACCTCAACAG ATTGCCAATGAAgatgaggtttttgtaccaagaCTCAGACGGACTAAAAGTATTGAA aTGAAAGACGCTGTTCCTGACAATTCTGATGAACTTTATGATTCCACATCAGGGAGTAATGATGATTATATTCCAGATACCACTTGTGAAAGTGACAGTGGAAGTGAATACAGCTTTAAACAAAACCTAAGGACCAAGAATCAGTCTTTTGATTTGCTTGATGTCTCTGGTTCAGTGAGTTCCCAAGTCTGTGACTCGACAACCCCAGACAAAATGACTTATGATGACCACAACCTTGCATCTGAAGTCACTGGAGCAGAAGAAGAACCCTCTTCAAGTCAGAATGTAAATGACATCATGGTTGTTAaggcattaaaaaaaagagGAGGGAATAGAATTTACAACAAGAAACACTATTGCTTGTATTGCTCTAAACCATATTCTAAGATCGCAAGGCATCTAGAAGGTGCACATGAAAATAAACCTGATGTAGCTAAAGCTCTAAGCTTTCCAAAGGGTTCCAAGGAGAGGAAAAAACAGCTAGATTATATTCGTAACAGAGGAAATTATGCTCACAATGCTGCTGTAATGGAGTCAGGAAAGGGGGAACTAGTGCCATTTAGGCGACCTCATAAAGAAGTGCAGGGAAAGGAATTCATGCACTGTGCATATTGTCAAGGTCTTTTTACAAGAAAGGTTCTTTGGCGGCATATGCATAATTGTAAACTTAAACCCGGATCAGTCACCTCCAAACCAGGAAAGAACCGTGTTCAGTCCATGTGTACATACACAGGGCCTGTGCCTTCACACGTAAGTAAACAACTGTGGGGAGTAATCGGTGCCATGAATCCTGACCCAGTCACAGATATAATCAAAAATGACCAAGTCATTATTGCTCTTGGACAGCACTTGTTAAACAAAGGTGGACCATCACGCAAGAATCAACAGTATGTTCGAGAGAAGATGAGAGAAATCGGAAGGCTGATTTACAATGCCAGCAAAGTGACCACCTTAAAAAAATTGGAAGATTTCATAAATCCAAAGAACTACATGGACACTGTCAAAGCTGTCAAGTTTACATGTGGGTATGACAGTGAAACAAACAAGTTCTTAATTCCATCACTGGCAAACAAACTTGGAAATGCCTTGGTTAAAGTAAGTAAACTTTTAAAAGCTCAGGGTTTAATCTCAAACAACAAAGAGCTTGTTGAGAATGCCAGTAAGTCTCTAGATGTCCATCAGCAAAAGTGGAATGAGATGATCTCAGCTACTGCATTGAGGAACATCAGTGAAGCAAAGTGGAATGTGCCCACTCTCATGCCCTTTACTGAAGATGTCCAAAAAATGCATGCATATCTCAATGAAATGCAGGATAACTGGTACAAATCGCTCTATGAAAATCCCTCTGTAAAAGCCTGGATTGAGCTTACAAAGGTGTGTATGACCCAGATCATTCTCTTTAACCGGCGCAGGGAAGGAGAGGTGGCAAGCATGCCCTTATCTGCATTTTTATCGAGAGACACCTCTGATCCACATCAGGATGTGGACTGGGCTCTGTCTGAAGTGGAAAGAAAACTTTACAGACACTTTACACGGATTGTCACCAGGGGGAAACGTGGTCGCCCAGTTCCAATTCTATTGACTCCAAAAATGCTGTGTGCATTAGAACTCCTTGCTAAGCAGAGAGGGGCCTATGGGGTACTAAAGGACAATCAGTATATGTTTGCGAGACCAGAAGCTATCACACATTTCCGAGATTCTGATTGCATCCGTGGATTTGCCAAGGTGTGTGGTGCAAAATGTCCTGAATCACTGACATCTACCAGACTGCGAAAGCATGCTGCAACCCTTTCAACTGTGCTGAacatgacagacacagagatggACCAGCTGGCCACCTTTCTTGGACATGACATTAGAATCCATCGTGAGTTCTATCGACTCCCTGAGAAAACCCTGCAACTTGCAAAGATCAGCAAAGTTCTAATGGCACTCGAGCAGGGAAGATTAGCTGAGTTTCATGgcaagaacttggatgaaattCAGATAGATCCAGATG AAAAAGTTCTGGACAGTGATGAGGAAGACTTCCAGGAGAAATGTCAGGCAGATTCATCAATTATAGATG AACCATCAGCAGAGGAGATACTTCCTCCTACCGAAAGGAATGAAATGCCGCCACCACCGTCCAAGAGACATAAACCACTACCATTAGATGATACATCACCGTCAGTAGTCAGTACTGTGAGGCCTTCATCCAAAG GTAAAGTGACCCAAAAGAAGAGACCCTGGCAGCAGACAGAGGTGCAGGCAGTGGAGAGGCACATGAATCGGTTCATCATATCTGGTATTGTGCCAGCAAAGAGCGATTGCGAGAGGTGTTTAAGAGCGGAACCAGAAGCTCTTAAGCAAAGAAACTGGGAGAACTTGAAATTCTATGTGTATAATCGCATCACGGCCTACAAAAGGGAAATTCAACGTAAATAG
- the LOC125717126 gene encoding uncharacterized protein LOC125717126 isoform X13, with protein MPPRISPLKDAIHYVVSKTDKTWKLDVKYINAEKGRGIFAKGLICKGDFVVEYRGEMINNAESQRRRKLYHPSCTAFMFAFKWRGKMYCIDASKEDGSFGRLVNDDHRHPNCRMKKIDVNGNPHLCLFALNDINEGEEISYDYGGDDCPWRKQTTSITANAMGPDDSRPSLLSKTPIYDATEPNNTPQQILSFANAMGPNDSRPSLLSKTPIYDATEPNNTPQQILSFANAMGPDDSRPSLLSKTPIYDATGPNNTPQQILSFANAMGPDDSRPSLLSKTPIYDATGPNNTPQQTTSITANAMGSDDSRPSLLSKTPIYDATEPNNTPQQIANEDEVFVPRLRRTKSIEMKDAVPDNSDELYDSTSGSNDDYIPDTTCESDSGSEYSFKQNLRTKNQSFDLLDVSGSVSSQVCDSTTPDKMTYDDHNLASEVTGAEEEPSSSQNVNDIMVVKALKKRGGNRIYNKKHYCLYCSKPYSKIARHLEGAHENKPDVAKALSFPKGSKERKKQLDYIRNRGNYAHNAAVMESGKGELVPFRRPHKEVQGKEFMHCAYCQGLFTRKVLWRHMHNCKLKPGSVTSKPGKNRVQSMCTYTGPVPSHVSKQLWGVIGAMNPDPVTDIIKNDQVIIALGQHLLNKGGPSRKNQQYVREKMREIGRLIYNASKVTTLKKLEDFINPKNYMDTVKAVKFTCGYDSETNKFLIPSLANKLGNALVKVSKLLKAQGLISNNKELVENASKSLDVHQQKWNEMISATALRNISEAKWNVPTLMPFTEDVQKMHAYLNEMQDNWYKSLYENPSVKAWIELTKVCMTQIILFNRRREGEVASMPLSAFLSRDTSDPHQDVDWALSEVERKLYRHFTRIVTRGKRGRPVPILLTPKMLCALELLAKQRGAYGVLKDNQYMFARPEAITHFRDSDCIRGFAKVCGAKCPESLTSTRLRKHAATLSTVLNMTDTEMDQLATFLGHDIRIHREFYRLPEKTLQLAKISKVLMALEQGRLAEFHGKNLDEIQIDPDEKVLDSDEEDFQEKCQADSSIIDEPSAEEILPPTERNEMPPPPSKRHKPLPLDDTSPSVVSTVRPSSKGKVTQKKRPWQQTEVQAVERHMNRFIISGIVPAKSDCERCLRAEPEALKQRNWENLKFYVYNRITAYKREIQRK; from the exons ATGCCACCACGAATCAGCCCACTTAAGGATGCCATTCATTACGTTGTTTCAAAGACTGACAAAACATGGAAATTAGATGTGAAGTACATCAATGCAGAGAAAG GCCGTGGTATATTTGCAAAGGGTTTGATTtgcaaaggagattttgttgtTGAATATAGGGGAGAAATGATAAATAATGCGGAATCCCAGAGAAGAAGAAAACTTTACCACCCATCATGTACTGCATTTATGTTTGCGTTCAAGTGGAGAGGGAAAATGTATTG TATTGATGCCTCTAAAGAAGATGGATCCTTTGGGCGGCTAGTTAATGATGACCACAGGCATCCAAACTGTAGGATGAAAAAAATTGATGTGAATGGAAACCCGCACCTTTGTCTGTTTGCACTAAATGACATtaatgaaggagaagagatttccTATGACTATGGAGGTGACGACTGCCCATGGAGAAAACAA ACGACCAGCATTACAGCTAATGCCATGGGGCCGGACGACTCTCGACCTTCCCTCCTCTCAAAGACTCCGATATATGATGCTACTGAACCAAACAACACACCTCAACAG attttgtcttttgctaatgccatggggccgaacgactctcgaccttccctcctctcaaagactccgatatatgatgctactgaaccaaacaacacacctcaacag attttgtcttttgctaatgccatggggccggacgactctcgaccttccctcctctcaaagactccgatatatgatgctactggaccaaacaacacacctcaacag attttgtcttttgctaatgccatggggccggacgactctcgaccttccctcctctcaaagactccgatatatgatgctactggaccaaacaacacacctcaacag ACGACCAGCATTACAGCTAATGCCATGGGGTCGGACGACTCTCGACCTTCCCTCCTCTCAAAGACTCCGATATATGATGCTACTGAACCAAACAACACACCTCAACAG ATTGCCAATGAAgatgaggtttttgtaccaagaCTCAGACGGACTAAAAGTATTGAA aTGAAAGACGCTGTTCCTGACAATTCTGATGAACTTTATGATTCCACATCAGGGAGTAATGATGATTATATTCCAGATACCACTTGTGAAAGTGACAGTGGAAGTGAATACAGCTTTAAACAAAACCTAAGGACCAAGAATCAGTCTTTTGATTTGCTTGATGTCTCTGGTTCAGTGAGTTCCCAAGTCTGTGACTCGACAACCCCAGACAAAATGACTTATGATGACCACAACCTTGCATCTGAAGTCACTGGAGCAGAAGAAGAACCCTCTTCAAGTCAGAATGTAAATGACATCATGGTTGTTAaggcattaaaaaaaagagGAGGGAATAGAATTTACAACAAGAAACACTATTGCTTGTATTGCTCTAAACCATATTCTAAGATCGCAAGGCATCTAGAAGGTGCACATGAAAATAAACCTGATGTAGCTAAAGCTCTAAGCTTTCCAAAGGGTTCCAAGGAGAGGAAAAAACAGCTAGATTATATTCGTAACAGAGGAAATTATGCTCACAATGCTGCTGTAATGGAGTCAGGAAAGGGGGAACTAGTGCCATTTAGGCGACCTCATAAAGAAGTGCAGGGAAAGGAATTCATGCACTGTGCATATTGTCAAGGTCTTTTTACAAGAAAGGTTCTTTGGCGGCATATGCATAATTGTAAACTTAAACCCGGATCAGTCACCTCCAAACCAGGAAAGAACCGTGTTCAGTCCATGTGTACATACACAGGGCCTGTGCCTTCACACGTAAGTAAACAACTGTGGGGAGTAATCGGTGCCATGAATCCTGACCCAGTCACAGATATAATCAAAAATGACCAAGTCATTATTGCTCTTGGACAGCACTTGTTAAACAAAGGTGGACCATCACGCAAGAATCAACAGTATGTTCGAGAGAAGATGAGAGAAATCGGAAGGCTGATTTACAATGCCAGCAAAGTGACCACCTTAAAAAAATTGGAAGATTTCATAAATCCAAAGAACTACATGGACACTGTCAAAGCTGTCAAGTTTACATGTGGGTATGACAGTGAAACAAACAAGTTCTTAATTCCATCACTGGCAAACAAACTTGGAAATGCCTTGGTTAAAGTAAGTAAACTTTTAAAAGCTCAGGGTTTAATCTCAAACAACAAAGAGCTTGTTGAGAATGCCAGTAAGTCTCTAGATGTCCATCAGCAAAAGTGGAATGAGATGATCTCAGCTACTGCATTGAGGAACATCAGTGAAGCAAAGTGGAATGTGCCCACTCTCATGCCCTTTACTGAAGATGTCCAAAAAATGCATGCATATCTCAATGAAATGCAGGATAACTGGTACAAATCGCTCTATGAAAATCCCTCTGTAAAAGCCTGGATTGAGCTTACAAAGGTGTGTATGACCCAGATCATTCTCTTTAACCGGCGCAGGGAAGGAGAGGTGGCAAGCATGCCCTTATCTGCATTTTTATCGAGAGACACCTCTGATCCACATCAGGATGTGGACTGGGCTCTGTCTGAAGTGGAAAGAAAACTTTACAGACACTTTACACGGATTGTCACCAGGGGGAAACGTGGTCGCCCAGTTCCAATTCTATTGACTCCAAAAATGCTGTGTGCATTAGAACTCCTTGCTAAGCAGAGAGGGGCCTATGGGGTACTAAAGGACAATCAGTATATGTTTGCGAGACCAGAAGCTATCACACATTTCCGAGATTCTGATTGCATCCGTGGATTTGCCAAGGTGTGTGGTGCAAAATGTCCTGAATCACTGACATCTACCAGACTGCGAAAGCATGCTGCAACCCTTTCAACTGTGCTGAacatgacagacacagagatggACCAGCTGGCCACCTTTCTTGGACATGACATTAGAATCCATCGTGAGTTCTATCGACTCCCTGAGAAAACCCTGCAACTTGCAAAGATCAGCAAAGTTCTAATGGCACTCGAGCAGGGAAGATTAGCTGAGTTTCATGgcaagaacttggatgaaattCAGATAGATCCAGATG AAAAAGTTCTGGACAGTGATGAGGAAGACTTCCAGGAGAAATGTCAGGCAGATTCATCAATTATAGATG AACCATCAGCAGAGGAGATACTTCCTCCTACCGAAAGGAATGAAATGCCGCCACCACCGTCCAAGAGACATAAACCACTACCATTAGATGATACATCACCGTCAGTAGTCAGTACTGTGAGGCCTTCATCCAAAG GTAAAGTGACCCAAAAGAAGAGACCCTGGCAGCAGACAGAGGTGCAGGCAGTGGAGAGGCACATGAATCGGTTCATCATATCTGGTATTGTGCCAGCAAAGAGCGATTGCGAGAGGTGTTTAAGAGCGGAACCAGAAGCTCTTAAGCAAAGAAACTGGGAGAACTTGAAATTCTATGTGTATAATCGCATCACGGCCTACAAAAGGGAAATTCAACGTAAATAG
- the LOC125717126 gene encoding uncharacterized protein LOC125717126 isoform X22 yields the protein MPPRISPLKDAIHYVVSKTDKTWKLDVKYINAEKGRGIFAKGLICKGDFVVEYRGEMINNAESQRRRKLYHPSCTAFMFAFKWRGKMYCIDASKEDGSFGRLVNDDHRHPNCRMKKIDVNGNPHLCLFALNDINEGEEISYDYGGDDCPWRKQTTSITANAMGPDDSRPSLLSKTPIYDATEPNNTPQQIANEDEVFVPRLRRTKSIEMKDAVPDNSDELYDSTSGSNDDYIPDTTCESDSGSEYSFKQNLRTKNQSFDLLDVSGSVSSQVCDSTTPDKMTYDDHNLASEVTGAEEEPSSSQNVNDIMVVKALKKRGGNRIYNKKHYCLYCSKPYSKIARHLEGAHENKPDVAKALSFPKGSKERKKQLDYIRNRGNYAHNAAVMESGKGELVPFRRPHKEVQGKEFMHCAYCQGLFTRKVLWRHMHNCKLKPGSVTSKPGKNRVQSMCTYTGPVPSHVSKQLWGVIGAMNPDPVTDIIKNDQVIIALGQHLLNKGGPSRKNQQYVREKMREIGRLIYNASKVTTLKKLEDFINPKNYMDTVKAVKFTCGYDSETNKFLIPSLANKLGNALVKVSKLLKAQGLISNNKELVENASKSLDVHQQKWNEMISATALRNISEAKWNVPTLMPFTEDVQKMHAYLNEMQDNWYKSLYENPSVKAWIELTKVCMTQIILFNRRREGEVASMPLSAFLSRDTSDPHQDVDWALSEVERKLYRHFTRIVTRGKRGRPVPILLTPKMLCALELLAKQRGAYGVLKDNQYMFARPEAITHFRDSDCIRGFAKVCGAKCPESLTSTRLRKHAATLSTVLNMTDTEMDQLATFLGHDIRIHREFYRLPEKTLQLAKISKVLMALEQGRLAEFHGKNLDEIQIDPDEKVLDSDEEDFQEKCQADSSIIDEPSAEEILPPTERNEMPPPPSKRHKPLPLDDTSPSVVSTVRPSSKGKVTQKKRPWQQTEVQAVERHMNRFIISGIVPAKSDCERCLRAEPEALKQRNWENLKFYVYNRITAYKREIQRK from the exons ATGCCACCACGAATCAGCCCACTTAAGGATGCCATTCATTACGTTGTTTCAAAGACTGACAAAACATGGAAATTAGATGTGAAGTACATCAATGCAGAGAAAG GCCGTGGTATATTTGCAAAGGGTTTGATTtgcaaaggagattttgttgtTGAATATAGGGGAGAAATGATAAATAATGCGGAATCCCAGAGAAGAAGAAAACTTTACCACCCATCATGTACTGCATTTATGTTTGCGTTCAAGTGGAGAGGGAAAATGTATTG TATTGATGCCTCTAAAGAAGATGGATCCTTTGGGCGGCTAGTTAATGATGACCACAGGCATCCAAACTGTAGGATGAAAAAAATTGATGTGAATGGAAACCCGCACCTTTGTCTGTTTGCACTAAATGACATtaatgaaggagaagagatttccTATGACTATGGAGGTGACGACTGCCCATGGAGAAAACAA ACGACCAGCATTACAGCTAATGCCATGGGGCCGGACGACTCTCGACCTTCCCTCCTCTCAAAGACTCCGATATATGATGCTACTGAACCAAACAACACACCTCAACAG ATTGCCAATGAAgatgaggtttttgtaccaagaCTCAGACGGACTAAAAGTATTGAA aTGAAAGACGCTGTTCCTGACAATTCTGATGAACTTTATGATTCCACATCAGGGAGTAATGATGATTATATTCCAGATACCACTTGTGAAAGTGACAGTGGAAGTGAATACAGCTTTAAACAAAACCTAAGGACCAAGAATCAGTCTTTTGATTTGCTTGATGTCTCTGGTTCAGTGAGTTCCCAAGTCTGTGACTCGACAACCCCAGACAAAATGACTTATGATGACCACAACCTTGCATCTGAAGTCACTGGAGCAGAAGAAGAACCCTCTTCAAGTCAGAATGTAAATGACATCATGGTTGTTAaggcattaaaaaaaagagGAGGGAATAGAATTTACAACAAGAAACACTATTGCTTGTATTGCTCTAAACCATATTCTAAGATCGCAAGGCATCTAGAAGGTGCACATGAAAATAAACCTGATGTAGCTAAAGCTCTAAGCTTTCCAAAGGGTTCCAAGGAGAGGAAAAAACAGCTAGATTATATTCGTAACAGAGGAAATTATGCTCACAATGCTGCTGTAATGGAGTCAGGAAAGGGGGAACTAGTGCCATTTAGGCGACCTCATAAAGAAGTGCAGGGAAAGGAATTCATGCACTGTGCATATTGTCAAGGTCTTTTTACAAGAAAGGTTCTTTGGCGGCATATGCATAATTGTAAACTTAAACCCGGATCAGTCACCTCCAAACCAGGAAAGAACCGTGTTCAGTCCATGTGTACATACACAGGGCCTGTGCCTTCACACGTAAGTAAACAACTGTGGGGAGTAATCGGTGCCATGAATCCTGACCCAGTCACAGATATAATCAAAAATGACCAAGTCATTATTGCTCTTGGACAGCACTTGTTAAACAAAGGTGGACCATCACGCAAGAATCAACAGTATGTTCGAGAGAAGATGAGAGAAATCGGAAGGCTGATTTACAATGCCAGCAAAGTGACCACCTTAAAAAAATTGGAAGATTTCATAAATCCAAAGAACTACATGGACACTGTCAAAGCTGTCAAGTTTACATGTGGGTATGACAGTGAAACAAACAAGTTCTTAATTCCATCACTGGCAAACAAACTTGGAAATGCCTTGGTTAAAGTAAGTAAACTTTTAAAAGCTCAGGGTTTAATCTCAAACAACAAAGAGCTTGTTGAGAATGCCAGTAAGTCTCTAGATGTCCATCAGCAAAAGTGGAATGAGATGATCTCAGCTACTGCATTGAGGAACATCAGTGAAGCAAAGTGGAATGTGCCCACTCTCATGCCCTTTACTGAAGATGTCCAAAAAATGCATGCATATCTCAATGAAATGCAGGATAACTGGTACAAATCGCTCTATGAAAATCCCTCTGTAAAAGCCTGGATTGAGCTTACAAAGGTGTGTATGACCCAGATCATTCTCTTTAACCGGCGCAGGGAAGGAGAGGTGGCAAGCATGCCCTTATCTGCATTTTTATCGAGAGACACCTCTGATCCACATCAGGATGTGGACTGGGCTCTGTCTGAAGTGGAAAGAAAACTTTACAGACACTTTACACGGATTGTCACCAGGGGGAAACGTGGTCGCCCAGTTCCAATTCTATTGACTCCAAAAATGCTGTGTGCATTAGAACTCCTTGCTAAGCAGAGAGGGGCCTATGGGGTACTAAAGGACAATCAGTATATGTTTGCGAGACCAGAAGCTATCACACATTTCCGAGATTCTGATTGCATCCGTGGATTTGCCAAGGTGTGTGGTGCAAAATGTCCTGAATCACTGACATCTACCAGACTGCGAAAGCATGCTGCAACCCTTTCAACTGTGCTGAacatgacagacacagagatggACCAGCTGGCCACCTTTCTTGGACATGACATTAGAATCCATCGTGAGTTCTATCGACTCCCTGAGAAAACCCTGCAACTTGCAAAGATCAGCAAAGTTCTAATGGCACTCGAGCAGGGAAGATTAGCTGAGTTTCATGgcaagaacttggatgaaattCAGATAGATCCAGATG AAAAAGTTCTGGACAGTGATGAGGAAGACTTCCAGGAGAAATGTCAGGCAGATTCATCAATTATAGATG AACCATCAGCAGAGGAGATACTTCCTCCTACCGAAAGGAATGAAATGCCGCCACCACCGTCCAAGAGACATAAACCACTACCATTAGATGATACATCACCGTCAGTAGTCAGTACTGTGAGGCCTTCATCCAAAG GTAAAGTGACCCAAAAGAAGAGACCCTGGCAGCAGACAGAGGTGCAGGCAGTGGAGAGGCACATGAATCGGTTCATCATATCTGGTATTGTGCCAGCAAAGAGCGATTGCGAGAGGTGTTTAAGAGCGGAACCAGAAGCTCTTAAGCAAAGAAACTGGGAGAACTTGAAATTCTATGTGTATAATCGCATCACGGCCTACAAAAGGGAAATTCAACGTAAATAG